One stretch of Priestia megaterium DNA includes these proteins:
- a CDS encoding PucR family transcriptional regulator — MELQTLLRIPIYEKASVVAGQKGVTRKVHNVNMMDAPDILSFLKEGEFLITTGYHFKEHEESLAKLVEGMAKKKCAGLAIKTKRFFEHVPASICQLADELHFPIIDFQTDETLGAVINESLSFILDKKTAELQQAMVTHQLFSSYILQGKGIEKIMQSIQTLCNAHVALFDTHGHELFYTNRREPFSLPMEEAVAGAKQLFLRTSKYTTFSFLHTKKTVTLFPIATHTRKYSYLLIEHQVSLSDSELLTIEQATNVLSFEMMRQQALYEAERRRKNDFFNQLVNNYYKTLEDASFQAQIMGLSAGNSYICAVGKIHSTFTPYSDDDMIYELLQYELSADHTEAVLFFYDNLYILLFTPHSQPMIIECLHRLQEAVYRHYDKRMSFGIGNQSQSLLTIADSYKEAVEALETIHFKDQSKLIQFYQPKQFKELLRLLPANDLQDYYSQTLEGLLQYDKKDRSILLDTLETYLNSNCQISETAKQLFVHRNTVIYRIEKCEELLKRPIHTSEETLRLRVAFQIFSLVHAN, encoded by the coding sequence ATGGAACTACAAACTCTTTTACGCATTCCAATTTATGAGAAAGCATCTGTAGTAGCCGGGCAAAAAGGAGTCACCCGCAAAGTACATAACGTCAATATGATGGACGCACCCGATATTTTATCTTTTTTAAAAGAAGGAGAGTTTTTAATTACAACGGGTTATCACTTCAAAGAACATGAAGAAAGCTTAGCAAAACTTGTAGAAGGAATGGCTAAAAAGAAATGTGCAGGATTGGCCATAAAAACGAAGCGCTTTTTCGAACACGTGCCTGCTTCTATTTGTCAGCTAGCTGATGAACTTCACTTTCCGATCATTGACTTCCAAACAGACGAAACGTTAGGCGCGGTTATTAACGAATCTCTCAGCTTTATTTTAGATAAAAAAACAGCCGAGCTTCAGCAAGCGATGGTCACACATCAGCTATTTTCCTCGTACATCTTACAAGGAAAAGGCATTGAGAAAATTATGCAGTCCATTCAAACGTTATGCAATGCTCACGTTGCCCTTTTTGATACCCATGGCCATGAACTCTTTTATACAAACAGACGCGAACCTTTTTCACTCCCGATGGAAGAAGCGGTAGCAGGCGCTAAGCAGCTGTTTTTACGAACGTCGAAATATACAACCTTTTCCTTTTTACACACCAAAAAAACCGTTACGCTTTTTCCGATTGCTACTCATACAAGAAAGTACAGTTATTTACTTATTGAACACCAAGTTTCTTTATCCGATTCAGAGCTTCTAACGATTGAACAAGCGACAAACGTTTTATCTTTCGAAATGATGAGACAGCAGGCTTTGTATGAAGCTGAACGGCGACGAAAAAACGATTTTTTCAATCAGCTTGTTAACAATTATTATAAAACGCTTGAAGATGCTTCCTTTCAAGCACAGATAATGGGCTTATCAGCAGGAAACAGCTATATTTGCGCCGTTGGGAAAATCCACTCTACATTCACGCCTTACAGCGATGATGATATGATCTATGAGCTCCTTCAATATGAGTTATCAGCAGATCATACAGAGGCCGTTTTGTTTTTCTATGACAATCTTTATATTCTTTTGTTTACGCCTCATTCTCAACCTATGATTATAGAATGCTTGCATCGCTTGCAGGAAGCTGTTTACCGTCACTACGATAAGCGAATGTCATTTGGAATTGGAAACCAAAGCCAATCCCTACTTACAATCGCTGACTCATATAAAGAAGCTGTTGAAGCTCTTGAAACCATCCATTTTAAAGATCAGTCGAAGCTTATTCAATTTTATCAGCCAAAACAGTTTAAAGAACTGCTGAGGTTGCTTCCAGCAAACGATTTACAGGATTACTATTCTCAAACATTAGAAGGTTTGCTGCAGTATGATAAGAAAGATCGCTCCATCTTACTTGACACGCTTGAAACATATCTAAATTCCAATTGCCAAATCTCAGAGACTGCTAAGCAGTTATTCGTTCACCGGAACACAGTGATCTATCGAATCGAAAAATGCGAAGAGTTGTTAAAAAGACCTATTCACACGTCGGAGGAAACCCTTCGGCTGCGCGTAGCTTTTCAAATTTTTTCTCTTGTGCATGCTAATTAA
- a CDS encoding peptidoglycan-binding protein: MKKLIYSLALCGSLTVVPTISEAALGDATLHPGTSNSDVKELQQKLKNKGYFTYGTTTNYYGSITTSAVKSFQRANGLSADGIAGPSTFNKLLGSGSSSSSSISSSSLLRVGSTGPNVQSLQQQLKNKGYFKGTTTQYFGSITKNAVMAFQRANGLSVDGIAGPATLSKLKNGGSSASTGGSSSSSSTILRQGMKGSAVSSLQQKLKNKGYFSAGVTGYFGSITTSAVKSFQRANGLLVDGEAGPDTLNKLNSSSSSSSKPSTSTGSSTSSSSASKVISYGKRFMGTPYVWGGAAPGGFDCSGYLNYVYRNAVGVSLPRTVASIYQTGTRVSSPQPGDIVFFETYQPGASHAGIYIGNGQFMHAGSSTGVTITSLSNSYWSKRYLGAKRYL, from the coding sequence ATGAAAAAGTTGATATATTCGTTAGCGTTATGTGGATCTTTAACAGTAGTACCTACAATTAGTGAAGCTGCTTTAGGAGATGCTACGCTACACCCAGGAACAAGTAATTCAGATGTGAAAGAATTACAGCAAAAATTAAAAAACAAAGGTTATTTTACATACGGTACAACAACAAACTATTACGGTTCAATCACGACTAGCGCAGTAAAGTCGTTTCAGCGTGCAAATGGTTTATCTGCAGATGGTATTGCAGGTCCATCTACATTTAATAAGCTGCTAGGAAGCGGAAGCTCATCAAGTTCATCAATTAGCTCAAGTTCATTGCTGCGCGTTGGTTCAACTGGACCAAACGTACAATCTTTACAGCAACAGCTAAAGAATAAAGGCTATTTTAAAGGAACTACGACTCAATACTTCGGTTCAATTACAAAAAATGCAGTAATGGCATTTCAACGTGCAAACGGACTGTCTGTGGACGGAATTGCGGGTCCAGCTACGTTAAGTAAATTAAAAAATGGCGGTTCTAGCGCTTCAACTGGCGGTTCTAGCTCTAGCAGCTCAACTATTTTACGTCAAGGTATGAAAGGTTCAGCAGTAAGCAGCCTTCAGCAAAAACTAAAAAATAAAGGTTACTTCTCAGCTGGTGTAACAGGCTACTTTGGCTCAATTACAACAAGTGCAGTAAAATCATTTCAACGTGCAAATGGTTTATTAGTAGACGGAGAAGCGGGTCCAGATACGTTGAATAAATTAAATTCAAGCAGCTCTAGCAGCTCAAAACCTTCAACATCAACAGGAAGCAGCACAAGCTCAAGCTCAGCTTCAAAAGTTATTTCATACGGTAAACGTTTTATGGGAACACCTTATGTTTGGGGCGGAGCTGCGCCTGGAGGATTTGATTGCAGTGGTTACCTTAACTATGTATATCGCAATGCAGTAGGTGTAAGTCTTCCTCGTACAGTTGCTAGCATCTATCAAACTGGTACGCGTGTAAGTTCACCTCAGCCTGGCGATATCGTTTTCTTTGAAACGTACCAACCAGGAGCTAGTCATGCTGGAATTTATATCGGAAACGGTCAATTCATGCATGCAGGTTCTTCAACAGGTGTAACAATCACATCGCTAAGCAACTCTTACTGGTCAAAACGTTACTTAGGAGCAAAGCGTTACCTATAA
- a CDS encoding MTH1187 family thiamine-binding protein has protein sequence MAIVDVTIIPVGTETPSVSQYVADIQKVLAKHEDEITYQLTPMNTLIEGELSTLLKIVQEMHEVPFENGIQRVCTNLRIDDRRDKENHTMAGKLQSVQSKLKAK, from the coding sequence ATGGCTATTGTAGATGTAACTATTATTCCGGTAGGTACGGAAACGCCAAGCGTGAGTCAGTACGTAGCTGATATTCAAAAAGTGTTGGCCAAGCATGAAGATGAAATTACATATCAATTAACCCCTATGAATACATTGATTGAAGGGGAATTAAGCACGCTGCTAAAAATTGTTCAAGAGATGCATGAAGTACCTTTTGAAAATGGTATTCAGCGCGTATGTACAAATTTACGAATTGATGATCGCCGTGATAAAGAAAATCATACCATGGCTGGGAAATTACAATCAGTACAGTCTAAATTAAAAGCGAAATAA
- the allC gene encoding allantoate deiminase, whose amino-acid sequence MVADMTGKSKLCQQIEENISWLSQFGLDGKEGVTRLLYTKQWNAAQKALEEKMKTLHLKTYYDDVGNLFGRLQGTSPEKQVILTGSHIDTVINGGKYDGAFGVVAGIIALQYLHEHYGTPTKTLEVVSLCEEEGSRFPLTYWGSGNMNGLHSKSDAKHVINKEGVKLEDAMKHLKFGEGLHSEPYRTDIASFIELHIEQGKQLEMSHCDIGIVSSIVGQKRFTVSVKGESNHAGTTPMNVRKDAFYASCKLAKEFIELSERYQHSLYVTVGKMTITPNVPNVIPGYVEFTVDIRHHEYKVLQEAEREMKEIIKRTAGHLEVNIDCWMDEKPVAMSEELSELSKIISSEKNISSRELVSGAGHDSQVFGRRVPTCLLFVPSQDGISHSPKEFTKGEQLEKGVKVLIELLYKLAY is encoded by the coding sequence ATGGTCGCAGATATGACGGGGAAATCTAAGCTTTGTCAGCAAATCGAAGAAAACATCAGCTGGTTGTCACAGTTTGGATTAGATGGAAAAGAAGGCGTCACCAGGCTTTTATATACGAAACAGTGGAATGCAGCTCAAAAAGCATTAGAAGAAAAAATGAAAACACTTCACCTTAAGACGTATTACGATGATGTAGGAAATTTATTTGGACGTCTGCAAGGAACGAGTCCAGAAAAACAAGTTATTTTAACAGGATCACATATCGACACTGTGATAAACGGAGGAAAATATGACGGGGCGTTTGGTGTTGTGGCTGGTATCATTGCTTTGCAGTACCTACACGAACATTACGGTACCCCTACAAAAACCTTAGAGGTCGTATCACTTTGTGAAGAAGAAGGTAGCAGGTTTCCGCTTACGTACTGGGGATCGGGTAATATGAATGGATTACACAGCAAAAGTGATGCAAAACATGTTATAAATAAAGAAGGGGTTAAGCTGGAGGACGCAATGAAACATCTCAAATTCGGCGAAGGCCTTCATAGTGAGCCATACCGTACGGACATCGCTTCTTTTATTGAACTGCATATTGAGCAAGGAAAGCAGCTTGAAATGTCCCATTGTGATATCGGAATTGTTTCTAGTATCGTCGGGCAGAAACGATTTACAGTATCTGTTAAAGGCGAAAGTAACCATGCGGGCACAACGCCAATGAACGTCCGGAAAGATGCATTTTATGCGAGCTGCAAGCTTGCTAAAGAATTTATTGAATTAAGTGAGAGATATCAGCATTCTTTATATGTAACGGTTGGTAAGATGACAATCACTCCAAATGTACCGAATGTAATACCGGGATATGTAGAATTCACGGTAGATATAAGACATCATGAGTATAAAGTTTTGCAAGAAGCGGAACGAGAAATGAAGGAGATTATAAAGCGAACGGCAGGGCACTTAGAAGTAAATATCGACTGCTGGATGGATGAAAAACCTGTCGCCATGAGCGAAGAATTATCTGAACTTTCCAAAATTATTTCCTCGGAAAAGAATATCTCCTCCCGAGAATTAGTAAGCGGTGCAGGACACGACTCGCAAGTATTCGGGCGAAGAGTTCCCACATGTTTGCTATTCGTACCGAGCCAAGATGGAATCAGCCATTCCCCAAAGGAATTCACTAAAGGAGAACAGTTAGAAAAAGGAGTAAAGGTCTTAATAGAACTATTATATAAGCTTGCCTACTAG
- a CDS encoding sodium-dependent transporter — MSQNEQWTSKLGFILASAGSAIGIGAIWKLPYVAGTSGGGAFFLLFILFTAIIGLPLLLAEFVLGRHTQKEAIRAYDAVAPGSLWKGIGYLGVITCFILLSFYSVVGGWILQYIFASVTGQLNGVSDYGSLFNSTIANPTSAVISQFVFLLLTIVVVARGIQNGIEKANKILMPALFILFIIIIIRSLTLDGAMEGVSFFLYPDFSKLTSQTILFAMGQAFFSLSVGVSVMVTYSSYLSKQQNLPKSAISISALNILISLLAGLAIFPAVFSMGVKPTEGPGLLFIVLPSIFEQLPFGIVFQTFFLALFLFATLTSAFSMLEIIVASLAKGEQQKRIKLSWISGLLIFVVGIPSALSYGLLSDVSIFGKSIFDAFDFLVSNILMPLGALLIAIFVPWKMKKDVLIEEFKHGSTNVKRWFSLWLLAIRYIAPVLIIIVFINMLGFI; from the coding sequence ATGAGTCAAAACGAACAATGGACATCAAAACTCGGCTTTATCTTGGCATCTGCCGGTTCAGCAATTGGAATCGGAGCCATTTGGAAACTGCCTTATGTAGCCGGAACAAGCGGAGGAGGGGCCTTTTTTTTACTGTTTATCTTGTTTACAGCAATTATTGGTTTGCCGCTTTTGCTTGCTGAATTTGTACTAGGTAGACATACACAAAAAGAAGCAATTCGTGCTTATGATGCAGTTGCTCCCGGTTCTCTATGGAAAGGAATCGGGTATTTAGGTGTGATCACATGTTTTATTTTATTATCATTCTATAGTGTAGTAGGGGGATGGATTTTACAATATATTTTTGCAAGCGTCACGGGTCAGCTGAATGGAGTAAGTGACTACGGGAGTTTATTTAACTCGACCATTGCTAATCCAACAAGTGCTGTTATCTCTCAATTTGTTTTTCTTCTTTTAACAATTGTTGTAGTAGCAAGAGGCATTCAAAATGGTATTGAAAAAGCAAACAAAATTTTAATGCCTGCTCTCTTTATTTTATTTATTATTATCATTATTCGTTCTTTAACATTAGACGGGGCGATGGAAGGCGTATCTTTCTTTTTGTATCCAGATTTTTCAAAGCTTACCTCCCAAACCATTTTGTTTGCGATGGGACAAGCATTCTTTTCGCTTAGCGTAGGCGTTTCAGTTATGGTTACGTACAGTTCGTATCTATCTAAGCAGCAAAACTTGCCAAAATCGGCTATTTCAATTTCAGCGTTAAATATTTTGATTTCTTTACTAGCAGGACTGGCAATTTTCCCTGCGGTTTTCTCAATGGGTGTAAAACCCACGGAAGGACCAGGTCTTTTATTTATCGTATTACCTTCTATATTTGAACAGCTTCCGTTCGGAATTGTGTTTCAAACTTTCTTTTTGGCGCTATTTTTGTTTGCTACTTTGACATCTGCGTTTTCGATGTTAGAAATTATTGTCGCTTCATTAGCCAAAGGAGAGCAGCAGAAGCGTATAAAGCTATCTTGGATTTCGGGCTTGCTAATCTTCGTGGTAGGAATACCTTCAGCGCTATCGTATGGTTTATTAAGTGACGTATCGATCTTTGGAAAAAGCATCTTTGACGCTTTCGATTTTCTTGTAAGTAATATCCTTATGCCACTCGGTGCTCTTTTAATTGCCATCTTTGTTCCTTGGAAAATGAAAAAAGATGTACTAATTGAAGAATTTAAGCACGGTTCAACGAATGTGAAGCGCTGGTTCTCTTTATGGCTTCTTGCCATTCGATATATCGCACCTGTTTTAATTATCATTGTATTTATTAATATGCTAGGCTTTATCTAA